From Amycolatopsis sp. cg9, one genomic window encodes:
- a CDS encoding helix-turn-helix transcriptional regulator has translation MGIRSTRLIGRDRELGALSQALEKARTDHGGAFFLVGEGGIGKSRLAADVAARALATGLPVLRGRASSIGPMVPFRPLAEALLSHFRGGHPPAAPELDPLVPVLARLVPDWYRGDRPHDNGNLLVLAEAVFRLLSVAGRETGCLIVLEDLHNADAETLFIVEYLVDNLASSRVMLIGTLRNEPGEALRLATAAAQRSASRTFELTRLDAASTREFAAACLETEPSAVPAAVANLLWQNSEGVPFVVEELLHGMVTDGLLVGGPGGWQVVGELQARVPEALISSIAARVDALGADGETLLSVAAVLGRRFPLSVVQAVTDMDDRMLHNHISASVAAHLVTTDETTPGWYAFRHPLTAEALLARLVPSTKANLARRAADAVEQLHPGLPGELCALAAALRLTALDHPGAGRLFAEAGRRALDGGAADSAVTMLTRAVDLMATANPDDRADALESLLHALGQTGQFDRAVEFSARFAEIGRLERAVDLHIQLAWAAYIGGRHDECLNQIEQARAPLGGEMTEEQKAGLDAVEATLWLDIPGPAHTERARKLAEQAWQVAERAGVPFVSCQALQVLGMVALETDLAEAERYLQLARRLAERHQLTHLRTQVLVRLGGHRMLAEGDVRTFDLARAEAQRTGAITLTCAVDASRAVHAVMRGEFAQAERILDENLAVLGRLRLVALLQYTHMTRAMVAAHQADRPRMEAALDDFRAEGGTSAQELVLSVGLAQVFCSLLEEDAERARRELAQVLALEERQPSRFHLAGQHGLRLLFEALDGTAPPARPPAAVSGMRWNRQFVLLGDAVHHGRAGEPDRADEAVAAAIEAATPFPMSRHLGLRMVAESAAADGWGDPVTWLKEAEEYFHQADVTAVASACRGLLRKTGVAVGQRRTGSDRLPAGLRSAGVTVREYEVLQLLADNMGNKDIARRLHISPRTVEKHVASLMAKSNLQNRSALTEYARNTPH, from the coding sequence ATGGGCATCCGATCGACGCGCCTGATCGGGCGCGACAGGGAGCTCGGCGCACTGTCCCAGGCCCTGGAGAAGGCCCGCACCGACCACGGTGGGGCCTTCTTCCTTGTCGGCGAGGGCGGGATCGGGAAGTCCCGGCTCGCCGCCGACGTCGCCGCGCGGGCACTGGCGACCGGGCTCCCGGTGCTGCGCGGACGAGCCAGCTCGATCGGGCCGATGGTCCCGTTCCGGCCGCTGGCCGAGGCCCTGCTTTCGCACTTCCGGGGCGGCCACCCGCCGGCGGCGCCCGAACTCGACCCGCTCGTGCCGGTGCTCGCCCGGCTCGTGCCCGACTGGTACCGCGGCGACCGCCCCCACGACAACGGCAACCTCCTCGTGCTCGCCGAGGCCGTGTTCCGGCTGCTGTCGGTGGCGGGGCGGGAAACCGGCTGCCTGATCGTCCTGGAAGACCTGCACAACGCGGACGCCGAGACCCTGTTCATCGTCGAGTACCTCGTCGACAACCTCGCGTCGAGCCGCGTGATGCTGATCGGCACCCTGCGCAACGAACCGGGCGAGGCGCTCCGGCTGGCGACCGCGGCGGCGCAGCGTTCGGCCAGCCGCACCTTCGAACTGACCCGGCTCGACGCCGCGAGTACCCGCGAGTTCGCCGCCGCCTGCCTGGAAACCGAGCCGTCGGCGGTGCCGGCCGCCGTCGCGAACCTGTTGTGGCAGAACAGCGAGGGCGTGCCGTTCGTCGTCGAAGAACTGCTGCACGGCATGGTCACCGACGGCCTGCTCGTCGGCGGCCCGGGCGGCTGGCAGGTCGTCGGCGAACTGCAGGCCCGCGTCCCGGAGGCGCTGATCAGCAGCATCGCCGCGCGCGTCGACGCACTCGGCGCGGACGGCGAGACGCTGCTGTCGGTGGCCGCCGTGCTGGGCCGGCGGTTCCCGCTGTCGGTCGTGCAGGCGGTCACCGACATGGACGACCGCATGCTGCACAACCACATCAGCGCGAGCGTCGCCGCGCACCTGGTCACCACCGACGAGACGACGCCCGGCTGGTACGCCTTCCGCCACCCGCTCACCGCGGAAGCCCTGCTGGCCCGGCTCGTGCCGTCGACGAAGGCGAACCTGGCGCGGCGGGCCGCGGACGCCGTCGAGCAGCTGCACCCGGGCCTGCCCGGCGAGCTGTGCGCGCTGGCCGCGGCGCTGCGGCTGACGGCGCTGGACCACCCGGGTGCCGGCCGGCTGTTCGCCGAAGCCGGCCGCCGCGCCCTCGACGGCGGCGCCGCCGACTCCGCGGTGACCATGCTGACCCGCGCCGTCGACCTGATGGCCACGGCGAACCCGGACGACCGCGCCGACGCCCTGGAGTCCCTGCTGCACGCGCTCGGGCAGACCGGGCAGTTCGACCGGGCAGTCGAGTTCTCCGCTCGCTTCGCGGAGATCGGCCGGCTGGAGCGCGCGGTCGACCTGCACATCCAGCTGGCGTGGGCGGCCTACATCGGCGGGCGGCACGACGAGTGCCTCAACCAGATCGAGCAGGCCCGCGCCCCGCTCGGCGGCGAGATGACCGAGGAGCAGAAGGCGGGCCTCGACGCCGTCGAAGCGACGCTGTGGCTGGACATCCCGGGCCCGGCGCACACCGAACGCGCCCGCAAGCTCGCCGAACAGGCGTGGCAGGTGGCCGAGCGGGCCGGCGTGCCGTTCGTGTCGTGCCAGGCGTTGCAGGTGCTCGGCATGGTGGCGCTGGAGACCGACCTGGCGGAAGCCGAGCGCTACCTGCAGCTGGCGCGGCGGCTGGCCGAACGCCACCAGCTGACGCACCTGCGCACCCAGGTGCTGGTCCGCCTCGGCGGGCACCGGATGCTCGCCGAGGGCGACGTCCGCACGTTCGACCTGGCTCGCGCCGAAGCCCAGCGCACCGGCGCGATCACGCTCACCTGCGCGGTCGACGCCAGCCGCGCGGTGCACGCGGTGATGCGCGGCGAGTTCGCGCAAGCCGAGCGGATCCTCGACGAGAACCTCGCCGTCCTCGGCCGGCTCCGGCTGGTGGCGCTGCTGCAATACACGCACATGACGCGCGCGATGGTGGCCGCCCACCAGGCGGACCGGCCCCGGATGGAAGCCGCCCTCGACGACTTCCGCGCCGAGGGCGGCACCAGCGCGCAGGAGCTGGTGCTGAGCGTCGGGCTGGCGCAGGTGTTCTGCTCACTGCTGGAGGAGGACGCCGAGCGCGCCCGCCGCGAGCTCGCGCAGGTGCTGGCGCTGGAGGAACGCCAGCCGAGCCGCTTCCACCTGGCGGGCCAGCACGGCCTGCGGCTGCTGTTCGAAGCGCTCGACGGCACCGCGCCCCCGGCCCGGCCCCCGGCGGCGGTGAGCGGCATGCGCTGGAACCGCCAGTTCGTCCTGCTGGGCGACGCCGTCCACCACGGCCGCGCCGGCGAACCGGACCGCGCGGACGAAGCGGTGGCGGCGGCGATCGAAGCGGCCACCCCGTTCCCGATGAGCAGGCACCTGGGCCTGCGCATGGTGGCGGAGTCCGCCGCGGCCGACGGCTGGGGCGACCCGGTGACGTGGCTCAAGGAGGCGGAGGAGTACTTCCACCAGGCGGACGTGACGGCGGTGGCGAGCGCGTGCCGCGGGCTGCTGCGCAAGACCGGCGTCGCGGTCGGCCAGCGCCGCACGGGTTCGGATCGCCTCCCGGCGGGCCTGCGCTCGGCGGGGGTGACGGTCCGCGAGTACGAGGTGCTGCAGCTGCTGGCGGACAACATGGGCAACAAGGACATCGCCCGCCGGCTGCACATTTCGCCGCGGACGGTGGAGAAGCACGTGGCCAGCCTGATGGCGAAGTCGAACCTGCAGAACCGGAGCGCGTTGACCGAGTACGCCCGCAACACCCCGCACTGA
- a CDS encoding type 2 lanthipeptide synthetase LanM family protein, giving the protein MIPPQPNPATTTLPPTWWAAGLTPHERRPGGTRPAWVDFAEAALSRESAAPWSELSRESAAWRTAFAAVFRPFTDAARAAIAGAAAGSPAVDAGPVADGCAAQLGHQLAGLAARTLVLELGRARHKAILEGETPEARFADFVRRTGTPAGLTDLLHRYPVLARLTAQASLHAIAAATELLGRFDADRVALAAFVGTDPGPLVEVTGGTGDAHQRGRAVRELRFAGGARVVYKPRPLDLHTAFTALVGWLNPRVPGLELATVEVLNRPGYGWLRFVEHRPCADLTEIDRFYRRQGVLLALLHALDGTDVHFENIIAAGDQPVLIDIETLFQPVLPAESTETDPAAELLARSVHRTMLLPQMIVGEHGAVDISGLGGGRAAAPALERVDWLDAGTDRMRLVRVPGGVGTGVNRPTLGGVDVEPAEHGAALLAGFRAGYDAIAAGATEFAALLESCAGAGIRVLVRPTSFYTRLLDETTHPSLLADAAARDEAFGLLHDDSTDDVRRELVAAELTDLWAGDVPMFTGEPGSADIRDTEGNRLAGLLGTTPLASVRAKVAGMTTIDRRDQEWLISAALATRPDAETHAGSGVSDGILPSKAPEPAHLLSAACGVADAIIARACTAGGRVNWVGLELVDEKYWTVLPMGGGLGEGYPGVALFLAQLAELTGIDRYRDLAGKALSGLPSLVSALEADPELAEAAGPGGLLGLGGVAYAAARLARLLDRPDLLDLCARTVAVMPAPTPRTSPRFTTGLAGGLVALRSVAAQTGLEPATVLAGAYAAELASRSIDPDLADPGFAHGAAGVDWALSGHPRETATLPPAKPATGHGWCSGLAGQVLAYAGDPDVLGGLDEQVRRLAAQEPLRDLSLCHGETGITDVLGVLAETGHAGAQAALATRTGLLLTAVEQDGARCGTPDGVPSPGLLTGLAGIGYGLLRLGFGPRVPSALLLQPPTR; this is encoded by the coding sequence GTGATTCCCCCGCAGCCGAACCCGGCGACCACGACGCTCCCGCCCACCTGGTGGGCGGCCGGGCTGACCCCGCACGAGCGGCGCCCCGGCGGCACCCGCCCCGCGTGGGTGGACTTCGCCGAGGCCGCACTTTCACGTGAAAGTGCGGCCCCCTGGTCGGAGCTTTCACGTGAAAGTGCGGCTTGGCGGACGGCGTTCGCCGCGGTGTTCCGCCCCTTCACCGACGCGGCCCGCGCCGCGATCGCCGGTGCCGCAGCGGGTTCGCCCGCCGTCGACGCCGGGCCGGTCGCGGACGGCTGCGCCGCGCAGCTCGGTCACCAGCTGGCCGGCCTCGCCGCCCGCACCCTGGTGCTGGAGCTCGGCCGGGCGCGGCACAAGGCGATCCTCGAGGGCGAAACCCCGGAAGCGCGCTTCGCCGACTTCGTCCGCCGGACCGGCACCCCCGCCGGGCTGACCGACCTGCTGCACCGCTACCCGGTGCTCGCCCGGCTCACCGCGCAGGCGTCGCTGCACGCGATCGCCGCCGCCACCGAGCTGCTGGGCCGCTTCGACGCCGACCGCGTGGCCCTCGCCGCGTTCGTCGGCACCGACCCCGGCCCGCTGGTCGAGGTCACCGGCGGCACCGGGGACGCCCACCAGCGCGGCCGCGCGGTCCGCGAACTTCGGTTCGCCGGCGGCGCGCGGGTCGTCTACAAGCCGCGCCCGCTCGACCTGCACACGGCGTTCACCGCGCTGGTGGGCTGGCTCAACCCGCGTGTCCCCGGCCTGGAGCTGGCGACCGTCGAGGTCCTGAACCGGCCCGGCTACGGCTGGCTGCGGTTCGTCGAGCACCGGCCGTGCGCCGACCTCACCGAGATCGACCGCTTCTACCGCCGCCAGGGCGTGCTGCTCGCCCTGCTGCACGCCCTCGACGGCACCGACGTGCACTTCGAGAACATCATCGCGGCCGGTGACCAGCCGGTGCTGATCGACATCGAAACGCTGTTCCAGCCGGTGCTGCCGGCCGAAAGCACCGAAACCGACCCGGCCGCGGAGCTGCTCGCCCGCTCGGTGCACCGGACCATGCTGCTGCCGCAGATGATCGTCGGCGAGCACGGCGCGGTCGACATCTCCGGGCTCGGCGGCGGCCGCGCCGCGGCCCCGGCCCTGGAGCGCGTCGACTGGCTCGACGCCGGCACCGACCGGATGCGGCTGGTCCGGGTGCCCGGGGGTGTCGGTACCGGCGTCAACCGGCCCACCCTCGGCGGCGTCGACGTCGAGCCGGCCGAGCACGGTGCCGCGCTGCTGGCCGGGTTCCGCGCCGGGTACGACGCCATCGCCGCCGGCGCGACCGAGTTCGCCGCGCTGCTGGAAAGCTGCGCCGGCGCGGGCATCCGCGTCCTGGTCCGCCCCACGAGCTTCTACACGCGGCTGCTCGACGAGACCACGCACCCGTCACTGCTGGCCGACGCGGCCGCGCGCGACGAAGCGTTCGGGCTGCTGCACGACGACAGCACCGACGACGTCCGCCGCGAGCTGGTGGCCGCCGAGCTGACCGACCTGTGGGCGGGCGACGTCCCGATGTTCACCGGCGAGCCCGGCTCCGCCGACATCCGGGACACCGAGGGCAACCGGCTGGCCGGCCTGCTCGGCACGACGCCGCTGGCGTCGGTGCGGGCGAAGGTCGCCGGCATGACCACCATCGACCGCCGCGACCAGGAGTGGCTGATCTCCGCCGCACTGGCCACCCGGCCCGACGCCGAGACGCACGCCGGGAGCGGGGTCAGCGACGGCATCCTGCCGAGCAAGGCCCCCGAGCCCGCGCACCTGCTCTCGGCCGCGTGCGGGGTCGCCGACGCCATCATCGCCCGCGCCTGCACCGCGGGCGGGCGGGTCAACTGGGTCGGGCTGGAGCTCGTCGACGAGAAGTACTGGACCGTGCTGCCGATGGGCGGCGGGCTCGGCGAGGGCTACCCCGGCGTGGCGCTGTTCCTCGCCCAGCTCGCCGAGCTGACCGGCATCGACCGCTACCGGGACCTCGCCGGGAAGGCGCTGTCCGGCCTGCCGTCGCTGGTTTCCGCGCTCGAAGCCGACCCGGAGCTCGCCGAAGCGGCCGGGCCGGGCGGGCTGCTCGGGCTCGGCGGGGTCGCCTACGCCGCGGCCCGCCTCGCGCGGCTGCTCGACCGGCCGGACCTGCTCGACCTCTGCGCCCGCACGGTCGCGGTGATGCCGGCCCCGACGCCGCGGACGTCACCGCGGTTCACCACCGGGCTGGCCGGCGGCCTGGTCGCGCTGCGCTCGGTCGCCGCGCAGACCGGCCTCGAGCCGGCCACCGTGCTCGCCGGGGCCTACGCGGCCGAGCTCGCGAGCCGGTCCATCGACCCCGACCTGGCCGACCCCGGGTTCGCGCACGGCGCGGCCGGCGTCGACTGGGCGCTGTCCGGGCACCCGCGCGAGACCGCGACCCTGCCGCCCGCGAAGCCCGCGACCGGGCACGGCTGGTGCTCCGGCCTCGCCGGCCAGGTGCTCGCCTACGCCGGTGACCCCGACGTGCTCGGCGGCCTCGACGAGCAGGTCCGGCGCCTGGCCGCCCAGGAGCCGCTGCGCGACCTGTCGCTGTGCCACGGCGAAACCGGCATCACCGACGTCCTCGGCGTGCTGGCCGAGACCGGCCACGCCGGCGCGCAGGCCGCGCTGGCCACCCGGACCGGCCTGCTGCTGACCGCCGTCGAACAGGACGGCGCGCGCTGCGGCACCCCGGACGGCGTGCCCTCCCCCGGCCTGCTGACCGGCCTGGCCGGGATCGGGTACGGCCTGCTGCGCCTCGGCTTCGGCCCCCGCGTCCCGTCCGCCCTGCTCCTGCAACCCCCGACCCGCTGA
- a CDS encoding cobalamin-dependent protein, with translation MTTFQIEQTPDRPAVSAGPPLKFVLSSVESDSHMWNLVALQLIMEEMGHEVVNLGACVPVGRLLAACRDERPDCLVISTINGHGHVDGARVISALRSDAVLAGLPAVIGGKLGVHGDANSALEAELLALGYDAVFHVGAGDSGQAIESFREFVAANIRTLR, from the coding sequence ATGACCACCTTCCAGATCGAGCAGACCCCGGACCGGCCCGCCGTGTCCGCGGGGCCCCCGCTGAAGTTCGTCCTGTCCAGCGTCGAGTCCGACTCGCACATGTGGAACCTCGTCGCCCTCCAGCTGATCATGGAGGAAATGGGCCACGAGGTCGTCAACCTCGGTGCCTGCGTCCCGGTCGGGCGGCTGCTGGCCGCCTGCCGCGACGAGCGGCCGGACTGCCTGGTGATCAGCACCATCAACGGCCACGGCCACGTCGACGGCGCCCGGGTGATCTCGGCGCTGCGGTCCGACGCCGTCCTGGCCGGGCTGCCCGCCGTGATCGGCGGCAAGCTCGGCGTCCACGGCGACGCGAACAGCGCGCTGGAGGCCGAGCTGCTGGCGCTGGGCTACGACGCGGTCTTCCACGTCGGCGCCGGCGACTCCGGCCAGGCGATCGAGTCCTTCCGCGAGTTCGTCGCCGCGAACATCCGGACCTTGCGGTGA
- a CDS encoding methylaspartate mutase, translating to MTAARSVFSAFVAEHRRRRTLVVQPRMGFSDPAAMRRGLRAVAGAGVPAVGTVTLDSYTRTGQHDLAAMSVQSGVPLNGYPLVALGAAVTAELVADLPGFPVQVRHGSAQPEDIFAVMLEAGLDASEGGPVSYCLPYSSVPLRTAAKSWSRSATLLAGQAVDCHLESFGGCMLGQLCPPGLLVALSVLECLFFAEHGVRSVSASYAQQTSPEQDAEALWAMRRLCAEELSTVDHHLVLYTYMGLFPESAAGARELVAESVRLAVRTGTERLIVKTTAEAHRIPTVEENVSALQLAHATALEQPAPAAPPGETEVYAQARLLVDEVRSLAPTLAEALPAAFERGLLDVPYCLHPDNGGETRCVLDDEGRLQWWHTGRMPLPPALGGRRGHDRVSATRLLADLSYHRRRLDPVLS from the coding sequence GTGACCGCTGCCCGGTCGGTGTTCAGCGCGTTCGTGGCCGAGCACCGCCGCCGCCGGACGCTCGTCGTCCAGCCGCGGATGGGGTTCTCCGACCCGGCCGCGATGCGCCGCGGGCTGCGCGCGGTGGCCGGCGCCGGGGTCCCGGCGGTCGGCACCGTGACGCTCGACAGCTACACCCGCACCGGGCAGCACGACCTCGCCGCGATGTCCGTCCAGTCCGGGGTCCCGCTCAACGGCTACCCGCTGGTGGCGCTGGGCGCGGCCGTCACCGCCGAGCTGGTGGCGGACCTGCCCGGGTTCCCCGTCCAGGTGCGCCACGGCTCGGCGCAGCCCGAAGACATCTTCGCCGTGATGCTCGAAGCCGGCCTCGACGCGTCCGAAGGCGGGCCGGTGTCCTACTGCCTGCCCTACAGCAGCGTGCCGCTGCGGACGGCGGCGAAGTCGTGGTCGCGCTCGGCGACCCTGCTGGCCGGGCAGGCCGTGGACTGCCACCTGGAGAGCTTCGGCGGCTGCATGCTCGGGCAGCTGTGCCCGCCGGGCCTGCTCGTCGCGTTGTCGGTGCTGGAGTGCCTGTTCTTCGCCGAACACGGCGTGCGCAGCGTGTCGGCCAGCTACGCGCAGCAGACGAGCCCGGAGCAGGACGCCGAAGCGCTGTGGGCGATGCGGCGGCTGTGCGCCGAAGAACTGTCCACTGTGGACCACCACCTGGTGCTCTACACCTACATGGGGCTGTTTCCGGAATCCGCGGCCGGGGCGCGGGAGCTGGTCGCCGAGAGCGTCCGGCTGGCCGTGCGCACCGGCACCGAGCGGCTGATCGTCAAGACCACCGCGGAAGCGCACCGGATCCCGACCGTCGAGGAGAACGTCTCGGCGCTGCAGCTGGCGCACGCGACCGCGCTGGAGCAGCCCGCCCCGGCCGCGCCGCCGGGCGAGACCGAGGTGTACGCCCAGGCCCGGCTGCTCGTCGACGAGGTGCGCTCGCTCGCCCCGACGCTGGCCGAGGCGCTGCCGGCGGCGTTCGAACGCGGCCTGCTCGACGTCCCGTACTGCCTGCACCCCGACAACGGCGGCGAAACCCGGTGCGTGCTCGACGACGAAGGCCGCCTGCAGTGGTGGCACACCGGCCGGATGCCGCTGCCGCCGGCGCTGGGCGGCCGCCGCGGCCACGACCGGGTCAGCGCGACCCGGCTGCTCGCCGACCTGTCCTACCACCGCCGAAGGCTCGACCCGGTCCTGTCCTGA
- a CDS encoding asparagine synthetase A, translated as MEYTDPPDPRTHLTAERTRHVLGLQHKLLAEARAFLGARGFTELLPPVIGPVTDPGGRGAKQVDVDFYGHRYKLMTSAILYKQASLLGFSKIFYVAPNVRLEPLETANTSRHLAEFHQLDVEVAGASRDDVLDLLQDLVAHVVRRVVEDAGDVLEALGRDSGAFTDLLGGAFGRLTHTTAVETLRELGHPQSADAEIDWAGEAILSDKHARPFFLVDYPKGSRGFYDRESTSTPGVLRNFDLIAPEGYGELCSGSEREHEYGRIVTRMRETGENPAKYAWYLDLVRSGIPGSAGFGLGVQRLTRYIAGLDAVWQATAFPKLPGVVSP; from the coding sequence ATGGAGTACACCGATCCGCCGGACCCGCGCACGCACCTGACCGCGGAGCGCACCCGGCACGTGCTGGGCCTCCAGCACAAGCTGCTCGCCGAGGCGCGCGCGTTCCTCGGCGCCCGCGGGTTCACCGAGCTGCTGCCGCCGGTGATCGGCCCGGTCACCGATCCGGGCGGGCGCGGCGCGAAGCAGGTGGACGTCGACTTCTACGGCCACCGCTACAAGCTGATGACCAGCGCGATCCTGTACAAGCAGGCGTCGCTGCTCGGCTTTTCGAAGATCTTCTACGTGGCCCCGAACGTGCGGCTCGAGCCGCTGGAGACGGCGAACACGAGCCGGCACCTGGCCGAGTTCCACCAGCTCGACGTCGAGGTCGCCGGTGCCTCCCGCGACGACGTGCTCGACCTGCTGCAGGACCTGGTTGCGCACGTGGTGCGCCGGGTCGTCGAGGACGCCGGCGACGTGCTGGAAGCGCTCGGCCGCGACTCGGGCGCGTTCACCGACCTGCTCGGCGGCGCGTTCGGCCGCCTGACGCACACGACCGCCGTCGAGACGCTGCGCGAGCTCGGCCACCCGCAGAGCGCGGACGCCGAGATCGACTGGGCGGGCGAGGCGATCCTGTCGGACAAGCACGCGCGGCCGTTCTTCCTCGTCGACTACCCGAAGGGCTCGCGCGGGTTCTACGACCGGGAAAGCACGTCCACGCCGGGCGTTCTGCGCAACTTCGACCTGATCGCGCCCGAGGGGTACGGCGAGCTGTGCAGCGGCAGCGAGCGCGAGCACGAGTACGGCCGGATCGTGACGCGGATGCGCGAAACGGGGGAGAACCCGGCGAAGTACGCCTGGTACCTCGACCTGGTCCGCTCGGGGATCCCCGGCAGCGCCGGCTTCGGGCTGGGCGTGCAGCGGTTGACGCGGTACATCGCCGGGCTGGACGCGGTGTGGCAGGCGACGGCGTTCCCGAAGCTGCCGGGGGTGGTCTCGCCGTGA
- a CDS encoding glutamate synthase-related protein produces MTALSASGFPAEQVRARARIGAAAVFPDASSYGTALFGGSPADSADLLESARLVPPVFVPRRLEKLIELGREPLYGDVSLSTSIGGFASSLPVYLSAFGSTQVAGAGLGAAASAQAARLGIPMVIGENVVPVHGHGRTGGPAAGTLLERLRAYGDEVPDGLGGVVVQQSTEDADAEVWNLVYSDPSAAALLASGRLAFELKVGQGAKPGLGGMTLVDPSVAASLASLYEVDLPLGSSVLRSSSPGTFTPEILRQQIRLMRNNFPRARVWVKLPPGRDVASAASVAWEAGADAVTVDGAEGGSGWTPLSFASVGLPLAECLTRIGAPAGCLLASGRMWEGTRVAKVLALGARAAGLGRAALLAVDTDPESGLVRFAEALALELRMLISALGQYQPDALTPEDVWFPGTPAREREEVLS; encoded by the coding sequence GTGACCGCGCTGAGCGCTTCCGGTTTCCCCGCCGAGCAGGTCCGGGCCCGGGCCCGGATCGGTGCCGCGGCGGTCTTCCCGGACGCTTCTTCCTACGGGACCGCCTTGTTCGGCGGGTCGCCGGCCGATTCCGCGGACCTCCTGGAGTCGGCGCGGCTGGTGCCGCCGGTGTTCGTCCCGCGGCGGCTGGAGAAGCTGATCGAGCTGGGCCGCGAGCCGCTGTACGGCGACGTCTCGCTCTCGACGTCGATCGGCGGGTTCGCGTCTTCGCTGCCGGTGTACCTGTCGGCGTTCGGCTCGACGCAGGTGGCGGGAGCCGGCCTGGGCGCGGCGGCCTCGGCGCAGGCCGCGCGGCTCGGCATCCCGATGGTGATCGGCGAGAACGTCGTCCCGGTGCACGGCCACGGCCGGACCGGCGGACCGGCGGCGGGCACGTTGCTGGAGCGCCTGCGGGCCTACGGCGACGAGGTCCCGGACGGCCTCGGCGGCGTCGTCGTGCAGCAGAGCACGGAGGACGCCGACGCGGAGGTCTGGAACCTCGTGTATTCGGACCCGTCGGCGGCGGCGCTGCTGGCGTCCGGGCGGCTGGCGTTCGAGCTGAAGGTGGGGCAGGGCGCGAAGCCGGGGCTCGGCGGGATGACGCTGGTGGATCCTTCTGTCGCGGCTTCGCTCGCTTCGTTGTACGAGGTGGACCTGCCGCTGGGGTCTTCGGTGCTGCGGAGCAGCTCGCCCGGGACGTTCACGCCGGAGATCCTTCGGCAGCAGATCCGCTTGATGCGCAACAACTTCCCGCGCGCGAGGGTGTGGGTGAAGCTCCCGCCCGGCCGCGACGTCGCCTCCGCGGCTTCGGTGGCGTGGGAGGCCGGCGCCGACGCGGTGACGGTCGACGGCGCCGAGGGCGGCTCGGGCTGGACGCCGTTGTCGTTCGCTTCGGTCGGGCTGCCGCTGGCGGAGTGCCTGACCCGCATCGGCGCCCCGGCGGGCTGCCTGCTGGCCTCGGGCCGCATGTGGGAGGGCACGCGGGTGGCGAAGGTCCTGGCCCTGGGCGCGCGAGCCGCGGGCCTGGGCCGGGCGGCGCTGCTGGCGGTGGACACCGACCCGGAGTCGGGCCTGGTGCGGTTCGCGGAGGCGCTGGCGCTGGAGCTGCGGATGCTGATCAGCGCACTGGGCCAGTACCAGCCGGACGCGCTGACCCCGGAGGACGTGTGGTTCCCGGGCACGCCCGCCCGCGAGCGCGAAGAGGTCCTGTCATGA